A region from the Cydia fagiglandana chromosome 23, ilCydFagi1.1, whole genome shotgun sequence genome encodes:
- the LOC134675720 gene encoding uncharacterized protein LOC134675720, with protein sequence MHLSVSLDNMLQRFWESETLDNESKDTLTPQEKRAEEIYEKTLARDEDGRFIVGLPFVRDTPIVPENSRSIAVKRLECLERKLAHNSKLKTEYDNVIKEYLTLKHMEPVGKPEKDEKTVYLPHHAVVREDRETTKVRVVFDASCKGSNGVSLNDELLVGPTLLEELRDVIMRWRQNKICFVADIVKMYRQIKVREADTDYQRILYRFDPKDEIQDFRMLTVTFGTASAPYLAIRTLKQLAKEEKDAFPIASEIIDRDFYMDDVLTGFDDVKSALEAHEELNKVMSKSGFELQKWASNSREFMSAIQPEKRESSNTVDMNRKSQIKTLGIIWNIDEDKLKVTQKEINTEKPVTKRNVLGQIASLFDPLGWLAPAIMKAKMFMQKLWLEKLDWDEELPTDLKEEWIQYQEDLPALSAIQIDRWTGSSKNSAIELHGFSDACQTGYAAVVYLRVIPKDGSQCQVALITAKTKVAPVVKPLSLPRLELCGASLLSKLMKHVMRVLNIELQQTYAWVDSKVVLAWIKGDPNRWTPYVKNRVIDIRSNLDTHWLYVNTKDNPADPASRGLSPSKLKQNQLWFNGPEFLREPDFTIPVDSIPETELEKRLLVKCKTTTIETDSEKLTLLKKYSSLQKLLDVISYCRRWLKILKKEKNVSKHITCEERDEALTLCLKMSQEIEFPEEIDHLKSGKAIKKSSRLLQFTPYLDDKGLLRLGGRLKHAELSMDQKHPVIITKNNVLLPVLLDDAHKNTLHGGPHLMTPYLRSKYWIIKGGSSIKQFYKKCITCARYNAKTNTQLMGNLPEVRVKPSRPFLISGVDFAGPITCRMSKGRGAKTYKAYIALFVCMSTKAIHLELVSDMTTEAFIAAFKRFVSRRGHCKELWSDHGTTFVAAEKELLKMWQQGRNEIPEDLLKSLDDKGTRWRYIPPGAPNFGGLWEAGVKSTKYHLKRIMQDATLTFEEFYTAMI encoded by the exons ATGCATTTGAGTGTGAGTCTAGACAACATGCTGCAAAGATTTTGGGAATCGGAGACGCTAGATAATGAGAGCAAAGACACTCTGACGCCTCAAGAGAAGAGAGCTGAAGAGATTTATGAGAAAACACTAGCGAGAGATGAGGATGGAAGATTCATTGTTGGACTACCATTCGTACGAGATACACCGATTGTTCCCGAAAATTCCCGTTCAATTGCTGTCAAGAGACTTGAATGTCTAGAGAGGAAGTTAGCACACAACAGCAAATTGAAAACTGAGTACGATAACGTGATTAAAGAGTACCTTACCTTGAAACACATGGAACCGGTAGGCAAGCCTGAGAAAGATGAGAAAACAGTCTACCTTCCACATCATGCTGTGGTTCGCGAGGATCGGGAGACCACGAAAGTTAGAGTAGTTTTTGACGCATCCTGTAAAGGATCTAATGGAGTATCTCTCAATGACGAACTACTGGTTGGACCGACTCTGCTAGAAGAGCTAAGAGACGTTATCATGAGATGGAGACAAAACAAGATATGTTTTGTGGCAGATATCGTAAAGATGTATCGACAGATCAAGGTTCGAGAAGCAGACACTGACTACCAGAGAATTCTGTACAGATTTGATCCAAAAGATGAGATTCAAGATTTCAGAATGCTTACAGTAACATTTGGCACAGCATCAGCACCATATTTGGCAATAAGAACACTAAAACAGCTGGCCAAAGAAGAGAAAGACGCATTCCCTATAGCATCTGAAATTATAGACAGAGACTTTTACATGGACGATGTACTTACAGGATTTGATGATGTGAAGTCAGCATTAGAAGCACACGAAGAGCTGAACAAAGTAATGAGCAAAAGTGGATTTGAGTTACAAAAGTGGGCTTCTAACAGCAGAGAATTTATGTCGGCCATACAACCTGAAAAGAGAGAGAGTTCAAATACAGTAGACATGAATAGAAAGAGCCAAATAAAGACACTCGGAATAATTTGGAATATTGATGAAGACAAACTCAAAGTTACACAAAAAGAAATCAATACTGAGAAACCTGTCACAAAGAGAAATGTACTCGGACAGATCGCTTCACTTTTCGATCCGTTAGGTTGGTTAGCACCAGCAATCATGAAGGCAAAGATGTTCATGCAGAAGCTATGGCTGGAAAAGCTAGATTGGGATGAGGAACTACCCACAGATCTAAAAGAAGAATGGATCCAGTACCAAGAAGACTTACCTGCGTTATCAGCGATACAGATTGATCGTTGGACTGGTTCTAGTAAAAATTCGGCGATCGAGTTACATGGATTTTCTGACGCATGCCAGACAGGATATGCAGCAGTCGTGTACCTTCGAGTTATACCCAAAGATGGATCACAATGTCAAGTGGCTCTAATTACAGCAAAAACAAAAGTTGCACCAGTTGTTAAACCATTGTCTTTGCCACGCCTTGAGCTATGTGGAGCTTCTCTACTTAGCAAACTCATGAAACACGTGATGAGAGTTCTAAATATCGAGTTGCAACAAACCTACGCGTGGGTAGACTCCAAAGTGGTTTTAGCCTGGATAAAAGGAGATCCAAACAGATGGACACCCTATGTCAAAAATCGAGTGATTGACATAAGGAGCAATTTAGACACACACTGGTTATATGTCAATACCAAGGATAACCCAGCAGATCCAGCTTCCAGAGGTCTGTCACCCAGCAAGCTGAAACAAAATCAGTTATGGTTCAATGGTCCGGAATTCTTACGAGAACCTGATTTCACCATACCCGTCGACTCCATACCTGAAACAGAGTTAGAGAAACGCTTGTTAGTGAAATGTAAGACAACAACCATAGAAACAGACTCTGAAAAGCTTACCTTACTGAAGAAATACTCGTCACTGCAAAAACTTCTGGACGTTATTTCATATTGTAGAAGATGGCTGAAGATCCTGAAAAAAGAAAAGAATGTTAGTAAACATATAACCTGTGAAGAAAGAGATGAAGCACTTACCTTGTGTTTAAAGATGTCGCAAGAGATAGAATTTCCTGAAGAGATTGATCACCTGAAAAGTGGAAAAGCTATTAAGAAAAGCAGTCGTCTACTGCAATTCACACCTTATCTTGATGATAAAGGTCTTTTGAGATTAGGAGGAAGACTGAAGCACGCAGAGTTGAGTATGGATCAGAAGCATCCTGTTATAATAACTAAAAACAACGTATTGTTACCTGTTTTGTTGGATGATGCTCACAAGAACACTCTTCATGGAGGGCCGCATCTCATGACACCATATTTGAGAAGCAAATACTGGATAATTAAAGGAGGTTCTTCAATAAAGCAGTTTTACAAGAAGTGTATAACGTGTGCAAGATACAATGCGAAGACGAATACTCAGTTGATGGGCAACTTACCAGAAGTTCGAGTAAAACCTTCACGCCCTTTCCTTATCAGCGGTGTTGACTTTGCCGGTCCCATCACATGCAGAATGAGTAAAGGTCGAGGAGCTAAGACATACAAGGCATATATTGCTTTATTCGTGTGTATGTCTACCAAAGCCATACATTTGGAACTAGTCAGCGATATGACCACAGAAGCGTTTATCGCTGCCTTCAAAAGATTTGTGTCTAGACGTGGTCATTGCAAGGAACTCTGGAGTGATCATGGTACAACATTCGTTGCAGCTGAAAAAGAATTATTGAAGATGTGGCAACAAGGTCGCAACGAAATCCCAGAAGACTTGCTGAAAAGTTTAGATGACAAAGGAACTCGCTGGAGATATATTCCCCCTGGAGCACCAAACTTTGGAGGACTATGGGAGGCCGGTGTAAAATCGACGAAGTATCATCTGAAAAGAATAATGCAAGACGCAACCCTGACGTTCGAAGAATTTTATACG GCGATGATCTAG